A region of Pseudomonas putida DNA encodes the following proteins:
- the nadA gene encoding quinolinate synthase NadA, protein MTQISERLLVQAHLDAKQPNPLTAEQEAEYRAAIAAELKAQNAVLVAHYYCDPVIQALAEETGGCVSDSLEMARFGKNHPAQTVIVAGVRFMGETAKILTPEKRVLMPTLEATCSLDLGCPVEEFSAFCDQHPERTVVVYANTSAAVKARADWVVTSSCALEIVESLMDNGETIIWGPDQHLGRYIQKQTGADMLLWDGACIVHEEFKSRQLADMKALYPDAAILVHPESPESVIDLADAVGSTSQLIKAAQTLPNKTFIVATDRGIFYKMQQLCPDKEFVEAPTAGNGAACRSCAHCPWMAMNTLERVLDCLRTGSNEIFVDPALVPKAIKPLNRMLDFTQAARLKLSGNA, encoded by the coding sequence ATGACCCAGATTTCCGAACGCCTGTTGGTTCAGGCTCACCTCGACGCCAAACAGCCCAACCCGCTGACAGCCGAGCAGGAGGCCGAATACCGTGCGGCCATCGCTGCCGAGCTCAAGGCCCAGAATGCCGTGCTGGTCGCCCACTACTACTGCGACCCGGTGATCCAGGCGCTGGCCGAAGAGACTGGCGGCTGCGTATCCGACTCGTTGGAAATGGCCCGCTTCGGCAAGAACCACCCCGCCCAAACCGTGATCGTCGCCGGCGTGCGCTTCATGGGCGAGACGGCAAAAATCCTCACCCCCGAAAAACGCGTGCTGATGCCGACCCTGGAAGCCACCTGCTCCCTCGACCTGGGGTGCCCGGTCGAAGAGTTTTCGGCGTTCTGCGACCAGCACCCGGAACGCACCGTAGTGGTCTACGCCAACACCTCGGCGGCCGTTAAGGCCCGTGCCGACTGGGTGGTGACATCGAGCTGCGCACTGGAAATCGTCGAAAGCCTGATGGACAACGGCGAGACCATCATCTGGGGCCCGGACCAGCACCTGGGCCGTTACATCCAGAAGCAGACCGGCGCCGACATGCTGCTGTGGGACGGCGCGTGCATCGTCCACGAAGAATTCAAGTCGCGCCAGTTGGCCGACATGAAGGCGCTCTACCCGGATGCCGCGATTCTGGTTCACCCCGAATCGCCGGAATCGGTCATTGACCTGGCCGACGCAGTAGGCTCCACCAGCCAGTTGATCAAAGCCGCGCAGACCCTGCCGAACAAGACCTTTATCGTCGCCACCGACCGCGGCATCTTCTACAAGATGCAGCAGCTGTGCCCGGACAAGGAATTCGTCGAAGCTCCGACTGCCGGTAACGGCGCGGCGTGCCGTAGCTGCGCGCACTGCCCGTGGATGGCGATGAACACGCTGGAGCGGGTGCTGGATTGCCTGCGCACTGGCAGCAACGAGATTTTCGTTGATCCGGCGCTGGTGCCCAAGGCGATCAAGCCGCTTAACCGCATGCTGGACTTCACCCAGGCGGCGCGTTTGAAGCTCTCGGGTAACGCCTGA